CATACTTGAGGTACAATGCCATAAAGGATGAAACCAATAGCATAAATGGATGAAATTGACATGAAGCAATAAGTGAAGTTATGAATAGCTGACATTCTTGAAAATCCATAAGTAAAAGGGCTGTATTTAGAGACAGCAAGCAAGCAAAGTTCAGACAACCACTTCACTAATTGAAGCATTCCTTCTTTGATATCAGTTGGGGCACATCCTAAGAAACATGGTGTTTTTGGGTAAAGGTATGCTGATTTCCATCCTCTACAGTGCAATAGATAGCCAGTGATTGTACTCTCTAGTAAGATACCATATGAGAATCCTACCTCAGTGCCCCATTTAGTGTTTGATTCATAGGAAGAAGATGCAACAACTTGAGCTTCACGTAATATTTCTTCTTTTGAAAGAATATTGTTTTTGATAGTTTGTTGTCCACGGATGGCCTTGAGTGATTCTATGTATGAACTTGACTCACCAAAGTAGTTTTGGGCATCAACAAGATAGTCATCTGCAAtcatagattaaaaaaaaatcaacttttgtTGTGGATCAATGCAACTCATGTCATTAAATAGTACCCAAATTTTATGTGTTAATAATAGAGTGCTATTTTTACTTAGATTTCTTAAAAAACACATCTTCTAGATTTGTCAATTTGACGGagaaaaaagtagaaaaaaatatactattttctCATGAATAagtaaatccaaacaaaaaGAACTTTTTTTGTCTGAATAGATAAATTTAGACGaaagtaattttaaaaattacgtAGTAGATAAAGAATTTTCCTTCATAGCAACGGTGAAACAACTAAAACCAAATTTACAAGACAAAAATGGGTGGATCTATCTatgcataaaattaatttaggatAGGTGGTGTGTAAGGCTAAAAAGAAGGGTGGCTTAGGTGTTAGAGACGTTAGATTAGTGAATGTGAAGTTTCGTCAAGGATATATAATGTTATGGCATGCAAATGCAACCCTTTGGTGTCTTTGGAAGGCAAGGAATAGTTCTAACTTTAATTGTCCTCTGTTGTAAGGTGTTCTACaccattttcttttgtttctagCTCCTTAAATACTCCTTGTATCGAAggaattaagaaaaaaaagtaaaatgataGTTTGAGGCAATATGTACCTTTTTGATTAGGACTCCCAAATAATAATGCACTTCTATTCAAGTAATTACCAGTGCCAGAAAGACCTGGACCTCTCAATCCATCCATCCCTTGCCACATTGTCTAAAACAAATTGGCAATTTATATGAtcaaatcaaacacaacaaaataaatgaaggactaattaatgaatatatatatatatattttgttgatttACCTTAAAAGCAGTCCTAGATTGATTATCATAAATGTCTTTTTTGCTAAGGTTGTGAAACATTTGAGGGAATTGAACAAATGCAATATATTTAGAGGTTTCTGGATCAAGAAAGAAACACATTGCTTGTTTGGCTGAAGATGGGTCATTGCAATACATATCACAGTCCACTGCAAGTACATAAGGCCCATTACTGATCAAACCTGAAACTCTTAGCTGCAaccacaataaaaaaaaatataagtagtGTTAAATTTATTAAGTATATGCCacagaataaattaaaaaaaaaactattatttaattttattatatagaGAAAAGCATGAATTAAATTCAAAAGTACACACCAATGTATTGAGGGCACCTCCTTTGAACTTGTGAGGAAGTGATGGTCTTCTTTCACGAGACACATAAACAACGCGTGGAATTTCTGGTTCGTCATTTATaatctaaaataaacaaataataagtGATATTAGGAAAaaattcttcaattttaaacaaataataaaagttTAGTTTGTGCACTTTATCTAAtgttaacaaacaaaaatcttcaaaaaatgGTGTTTATTTCCAAAAAATATGTCGAGTCCCGGTAACTTGTCATCGACTGGTAATTTCTCGATCATGACCGAACGACTGACCGGGCGCCACCGGTATGCTTGGTTGAAAAACCACATAATTGATAGAATAATTTCAGCTAGTGTCATTAAAATCCATGGATAGGAAATAATGAAATTGTTGATACGATAGTAAAAGAGAAACAAGACACATATGAAGTGGAAAAATATGTGAAGTCTGCTTAGAGGTAACCATGATTGAACTGTTTCTTTGTGAAGTGTGAAGGTTGCCATAAcaaatcaataataatttgactACTACAAAATTTGtatatctaaaaaaataataacatgtGTGGCTAAATAAATAGTGCAAAATGGAATTGGAAATGTA
This portion of the Trifolium pratense cultivar HEN17-A07 linkage group LG3, ARS_RC_1.1, whole genome shotgun sequence genome encodes:
- the LOC123915428 gene encoding cellulose synthase-like protein G1, which gives rise to MATFTLHKETVQSWLPLSRLHIFFHFICVLFLFYYRINNFIISYPWILMTLAEIILSIMWFFNQAYRWRPVSRSVMIEKLPVDDKLPGLDIFFGNKHHFLKIFIINDEPEIPRVVYVSRERRPSLPHKFKGGALNTLLRVSGLISNGPYVLAVDCDMYCNDPSSAKQAMCFFLDPETSKYIAFVQFPQMFHNLSKKDIYDNQSRTAFKTMWQGMDGLRGPGLSGTGNYLNRSALLFGSPNQKDDYLVDAQNYFGESSSYIESLKAIRGQQTIKNNILSKEEILREAQVVASSSYESNTKWGTEVGFSYGILLESTITGYLLHCRGWKSAYLYPKTPCFLGCAPTDIKEGMLQLVKWLSELCLLAVSKYSPFTYGFSRMSAIHNFTYCFMSISSIYAIGFILYGIVPQVCFFNGIPVFPKVTDPWFAVFAFLYIATQIQHLIEVISGDGSVSMWWDEQRIWILKSVTSLFAMIEAVKKWLGLNKKKFNLSNKAADKDQEKIKKYEQGRFDFQGAALYMSPMVVLLIVNTVCFFGGLWRLFNTRDFEDMFGQLFLVSYVMALSYPIFEGIITMKSKSG